One part of the Sphingobacterium sp. LZ7M1 genome encodes these proteins:
- a CDS encoding carboxypeptidase-like regulatory domain-containing protein, protein MKIHKNLLLLVMLLLGNITISFAQEIKGIVYDLETSKKLPDVLIKNLRTNDQVKTDLQGNFTIPGKMSDYLSLTAQGYDRDTAFIYQEGITRIYLVNDKSTITIDEVVVSKITDSRLTREIERAKNNSKAVETSTTRGGLRISPSRLFGKEAKQARASIDILEIEREQRNVDRVFTNDVILSLIPMERQDLLLFKDGYRPSYEFIKQASPEDLKAYILDSYAKFKKNKVEPIKQ, encoded by the coding sequence ATGAAGATTCACAAAAATTTATTGCTATTGGTTATGTTACTTTTGGGCAACATAACCATTTCATTTGCACAAGAGATCAAAGGAATAGTATATGATCTGGAAACCAGCAAGAAATTGCCTGATGTACTGATCAAGAACCTGCGAACAAACGATCAAGTAAAGACCGACCTACAGGGGAATTTCACAATCCCTGGAAAGATGAGTGATTATTTAAGTCTAACCGCCCAAGGTTATGACCGAGATACTGCATTTATCTATCAGGAAGGAATTACCCGTATCTATTTAGTAAACGACAAAAGCACCATTACGATTGATGAAGTTGTTGTTTCTAAGATTACGGACAGCCGATTGACCAGAGAAATCGAAAGGGCCAAGAACAACAGTAAAGCTGTTGAAACCAGCACAACCCGTGGAGGTTTGAGGATATCCCCTTCCCGATTATTTGGCAAGGAAGCCAAACAGGCAAGGGCATCGATAGATATCTTGGAAATAGAGCGAGAACAACGAAATGTAGACCGCGTGTTTACAAACGATGTCATCCTTTCACTGATTCCAATGGAGCGACAAGACCTTCTGTTGTTCAAAGATGGCTATAGGCCTTCCTATGAGTTTATCAAGCAAGCTTCACCAGAAG
- a CDS encoding M1 family metallopeptidase has protein sequence MNKSIIKISLGLLLAQAGILQSSFAQKVESKYDYKEAFKPGFYTQNGNVYRSASGKPGQLYWQNAASYDIKVSLDDKTHEVKGTVKIHYTNNSPDQLDFIWLQLEQNLFNQKSIGQAVVPLTNSRYGDAGSDFNGGYTISNVSGGGKADVKYSIDDTRMRIDLPTPLAANGGKTEISMDFSYIVPQYGADRTGILPTENGDIYAIAQWYPKVSVYDDVTGWNTLPYSGPGEFYLEYGDFNVEVTAPANHIVVLGGELLNPQEVWTKEQLERYNKAKSSDKTVIIRSQDEVTNKNSRPNKSTLTWKYRLENARDVAWASSKAFIIDGAQINLQDGKKALALSAYPKESNGGNAWERSTEYTKASIEYYSKKWHNYPYPVAVNVASNVGGMEYPAIVFCGSKAKAGSLWGVTDHEFGHIWFPMIVGSNERLYAWMDEGFNTFINDLSTEAFNNGEYFRRMGDRNAMAKALMHPNLEPIFTSPQGMKERNIGLLAYYKPGFALRILRDEVLGPERFDAAFRKYIDYWAYKHPTPNDFFRTIENETGENLNWFWRGWFLNNWSLDQAISDVSYVDLDPAKGSVITIENLQKMAMPVVVEATTASGKKVRKKLPVEVWERNTSWKFVLDTTEKLTSVKIDPDNVYPDINPENNNWTSK, from the coding sequence ATGAATAAATCTATTATTAAGATATCCTTAGGCCTCCTATTGGCCCAAGCTGGTATTTTACAAAGCAGTTTTGCACAAAAAGTCGAGAGTAAATACGATTACAAAGAGGCTTTTAAACCTGGTTTTTATACACAGAATGGAAATGTTTATCGTTCTGCTTCGGGGAAACCAGGCCAACTTTATTGGCAGAATGCGGCAAGTTATGATATCAAAGTAAGCTTGGACGATAAGACCCATGAGGTAAAAGGAACTGTAAAAATCCATTATACAAATAATAGCCCCGACCAATTGGATTTCATCTGGTTGCAATTGGAACAAAACCTGTTCAATCAAAAATCCATCGGTCAAGCCGTGGTCCCATTGACAAACAGTCGCTATGGTGACGCAGGATCCGATTTCAATGGTGGATATACGATTTCCAATGTTTCAGGCGGTGGTAAGGCTGATGTAAAGTACAGCATCGACGATACCCGCATGCGAATCGACCTTCCTACTCCATTGGCAGCTAACGGCGGAAAAACAGAAATCAGCATGGATTTCTCCTATATCGTCCCTCAGTATGGCGCTGACCGTACCGGTATCCTTCCTACGGAAAACGGAGATATTTATGCTATTGCACAATGGTACCCTAAAGTATCTGTTTATGATGACGTAACTGGCTGGAATACTTTACCATACTCTGGTCCAGGTGAGTTTTACCTTGAATATGGAGATTTCAATGTGGAGGTAACTGCTCCTGCAAACCACATCGTTGTACTTGGTGGTGAATTATTGAACCCACAAGAGGTATGGACCAAAGAACAGCTGGAAAGATACAACAAAGCAAAATCAAGTGATAAAACCGTCATTATCCGTTCTCAAGATGAAGTGACGAATAAAAATTCTAGGCCAAACAAAAGCACATTGACCTGGAAATATAGATTGGAAAATGCAAGAGATGTAGCTTGGGCTTCCTCTAAGGCATTTATCATCGATGGAGCACAGATTAACCTGCAAGATGGCAAAAAAGCACTGGCGCTATCTGCTTATCCAAAAGAGAGCAATGGTGGAAATGCATGGGAAAGATCTACAGAATATACCAAAGCTTCCATAGAATATTATTCAAAGAAATGGCATAATTACCCATATCCAGTTGCCGTGAATGTAGCATCCAATGTTGGGGGTATGGAATATCCTGCAATTGTGTTCTGTGGTAGTAAAGCTAAAGCAGGAAGCCTTTGGGGAGTAACTGACCATGAATTTGGCCATATTTGGTTCCCAATGATCGTAGGTTCGAATGAACGCCTATATGCCTGGATGGATGAAGGTTTCAACACTTTTATCAATGACCTTTCCACAGAGGCCTTCAACAACGGCGAATATTTCCGCAGGATGGGCGATAGAAATGCCATGGCGAAAGCGTTAATGCATCCAAACCTAGAGCCAATTTTCACCAGTCCACAGGGCATGAAAGAAAGAAACATTGGCTTATTGGCTTATTATAAACCGGGATTTGCGCTTAGGATCTTGAGAGATGAGGTTTTAGGTCCTGAAAGATTTGACGCTGCCTTCAGAAAATACATCGACTATTGGGCTTACAAACACCCGACACCAAATGATTTCTTCCGTACCATTGAAAATGAAACCGGAGAAAATTTAAATTGGTTCTGGAGAGGTTGGTTCTTGAACAATTGGTCTTTAGATCAAGCGATTAGCGATGTAAGCTACGTAGATTTAGATCCAGCTAAAGGTTCCGTGATCACGATCGAAAACCTTCAAAAAATGGCGATGCCCGTTGTGGTTGAAGCAACAACAGCAAGTGGTAAAAAAGTGAGAAAGAAATTACCAGTTGAAGTTTGGGAAAGAAATACCTCTTGGAAGTTTGTTTTAGATACTACCGAGAAGCTTACTAGCGTTAAAATAGATCCAGACAATGTTTATCCGGATATCAATCCAGAGAACAATAACTGGACATCAAAATAA
- a CDS encoding ArsC family reductase, whose translation MLQVYGIKNCNTVKKAIDWLNENHKEYVFHDYKKEPATLNKLEEWEKEVSWEQLVNKKGTTWRKLSPEEQAAVKDAKSANAVLLGNNSMIKRPLIESPKGILLGFDEDEYKSKL comes from the coding sequence ATGCTTCAGGTCTACGGAATTAAAAATTGTAATACAGTAAAAAAGGCAATAGATTGGTTAAATGAGAACCATAAAGAGTATGTTTTTCACGACTATAAGAAAGAACCGGCAACCTTAAACAAACTTGAAGAATGGGAAAAAGAAGTTTCTTGGGAACAATTAGTGAATAAAAAAGGAACAACCTGGAGAAAGCTGAGCCCTGAAGAACAGGCTGCCGTTAAGGATGCAAAGAGTGCAAATGCAGTCCTTCTTGGTAACAATAGTATGATAAAAAGACCCTTGATCGAAAGTCCAAAGGGTATTTTATTAGGTTTTGATGAAGACGAATACAAATCTAAATTATAA
- the fbaA gene encoding class II fructose-bisphosphate aldolase, with amino-acid sequence MSLKDFKGVLTGDQVQELFEKAKEHKFALPAVNIIGTDSINAVMETAKKVNSPVIIQLSNGGAQFYAGKSLNNDNLQACILGAVSAAQHVHLLAEHYGVAVILHTDHAAKKLLPWIDGLLDAGEKFFAQHGKPLFSSHMLDLSEEPLEENIEISKKYLERMKPLGMTIEIELGVTGGEEDGVDNSDVDSSKLYTQPEEVAYAFEELSKVSDKFTVAAAFGNVHGVYKPGNVKLQPVILHNSQEYIREKFNLTAEKPVNFVFHGGSGSSPEEIEEAISYGAIKMNIDTDMQWAFWDGVRKYEAKNHDYLQAQIGNPEGADSPNKKYYDPRVWLRKGEEAFVERLEQAFAELNAVNATDKI; translated from the coding sequence ATGAGCCTAAAAGATTTCAAAGGAGTTTTAACTGGAGATCAAGTTCAAGAGCTTTTTGAAAAAGCAAAAGAGCATAAATTTGCATTACCTGCAGTAAACATTATCGGTACAGATTCTATCAATGCTGTTATGGAAACGGCTAAGAAAGTTAATTCACCTGTGATCATTCAATTGTCAAACGGTGGAGCACAGTTCTACGCTGGGAAATCCCTGAATAATGATAATTTACAAGCATGTATTCTAGGAGCTGTTTCAGCTGCTCAACACGTACATTTATTAGCAGAGCACTATGGTGTTGCCGTTATTTTGCACACTGACCATGCTGCCAAAAAATTATTGCCTTGGATTGATGGATTGTTGGACGCTGGTGAGAAATTCTTTGCTCAACATGGCAAGCCATTGTTTTCATCTCATATGTTGGACCTTTCTGAGGAGCCTTTGGAAGAGAACATCGAAATCTCTAAAAAATATCTAGAGCGCATGAAACCACTTGGTATGACTATCGAAATTGAATTAGGCGTTACTGGTGGTGAAGAGGACGGAGTGGATAACTCTGACGTTGATAGCTCAAAACTATATACTCAACCAGAAGAGGTTGCTTATGCTTTTGAAGAGCTTTCTAAAGTTTCTGATAAATTCACGGTAGCTGCTGCATTTGGTAATGTACATGGTGTTTATAAGCCAGGAAACGTGAAGTTACAACCTGTTATCTTACATAACTCTCAAGAATACATCCGTGAGAAATTCAACTTAACGGCTGAAAAACCAGTTAATTTTGTATTCCATGGTGGTTCTGGTTCTTCTCCTGAAGAAATCGAAGAAGCAATTTCCTATGGTGCTATCAAAATGAACATCGATACAGATATGCAATGGGCTTTCTGGGACGGTGTAAGAAAATACGAAGCTAAAAACCACGATTACCTACAGGCGCAGATCGGTAACCCAGAAGGTGCTGATTCTCCAAACAAGAAATATTACGACCCTCGTGTTTGGTTGCGTAAAGGTGAAGAAGCTTTCGTTGAGCGTTTGGAACAAGCTTTTGCTGAATTGAACGCTGTAAATGCTACAGATAAAATTTAA
- a CDS encoding tyrosine-type recombinase/integrase, which translates to MYKDRFINYLKFEKRYSEHTIIAYEREIDGLFQFLEVESMPFEEIDYRFLRYYFSNLKEQGKEATSVNRAISSLKSFYKFLMREGLVKQNPIALIKSLKTAKKLPVVVEKEKMIKLLDHMNSSSEDFEQIRDFIVLELLFGTGIRLAELLKIKEQDIDFYNKKILIFGKRSKERFVPIHQTLANELRKYLDLKKAKDFQNKSTELIVSKEGKEAYPKLIYRIVKKYLSTITSQKKRSPHVLRHSFATALLDNGADLNAIKELLGHAGLSATQVYTHNSAERLKSIYKQAHPKA; encoded by the coding sequence ATGTATAAGGATCGATTTATAAATTATTTAAAATTTGAGAAGCGGTATTCTGAACATACGATCATTGCTTATGAGCGTGAGATAGATGGGCTGTTCCAATTTTTGGAAGTCGAGTCCATGCCCTTTGAGGAAATTGACTATCGATTTTTGAGGTATTATTTTTCCAATTTAAAGGAGCAGGGCAAGGAGGCCACTTCGGTGAATCGGGCGATATCTTCATTGAAATCATTCTATAAATTTTTAATGCGCGAAGGTCTGGTCAAGCAGAATCCGATTGCCTTGATCAAATCCTTGAAAACAGCCAAGAAACTGCCCGTAGTCGTCGAGAAAGAAAAGATGATCAAGTTATTGGACCATATGAATTCATCGTCTGAGGATTTTGAGCAAATCCGTGATTTCATCGTTTTGGAACTCTTGTTCGGAACCGGTATTCGTTTGGCGGAATTGTTAAAAATAAAGGAGCAGGATATTGATTTTTATAATAAAAAAATACTTATATTCGGAAAAAGGAGCAAGGAGCGTTTTGTTCCCATACACCAAACATTGGCCAACGAATTGAGGAAGTATTTGGATTTGAAAAAAGCAAAAGATTTTCAAAACAAATCAACAGAATTGATCGTTAGCAAAGAAGGGAAGGAAGCTTATCCTAAACTGATATATCGAATTGTCAAGAAATACTTAAGTACGATCACTTCCCAAAAGAAAAGGAGTCCGCACGTATTGCGGCACAGCTTTGCAACCGCCCTGTTGGACAACGGCGCAGATTTAAATGCAATCAAGGAATTATTAGGTCATGCTGGGTTATCGGCAACACAAGTGTATACCCATAATTCGGCAGAACGTTTAAAATCAATTTATAAACAAGCTCATCCAAAAGCTTAA
- the raiA gene encoding ribosome-associated translation inhibitor RaiA — MNITVQSIKFNADSKLIEFIKKKAEKLNQFLDNIIEGVCYLRLENVEDEANKIVELKFNVPGNQLFAKAQAKSFEEATDIAIESIRRQINKHKTKTRTNLSNHKEVLNQEEEF, encoded by the coding sequence ATGAACATTACAGTGCAATCTATTAAATTTAATGCTGACAGTAAGCTAATCGAGTTCATTAAGAAGAAAGCGGAAAAACTAAATCAGTTCTTGGATAACATCATCGAAGGTGTATGTTATTTGCGACTGGAAAACGTAGAAGATGAAGCCAACAAAATAGTAGAACTTAAATTTAATGTTCCCGGCAATCAATTGTTTGCCAAAGCACAAGCTAAAAGTTTCGAGGAAGCAACGGATATTGCAATTGAATCTATTAGACGACAAATCAACAAACACAAAACCAAAACAAGAACTAATCTGAGTAATCACAAAGAAGTATTAAATCAAGAAGAAGAATTTTAA
- a CDS encoding DUF6686 family protein: MICPLANFEEIFQTEDGAVYQCSRRNCYWLDFQGSTTAFRVRDFFAFKKRVDAIDLEMMLSNSARAFDFEIIMPFRTDSIFVLSVQDIIKLKAVLSGAKFMIELNSEIKACLQAKALIAI; encoded by the coding sequence ATGATTTGTCCATTAGCAAATTTTGAAGAGATTTTCCAAACTGAGGATGGGGCTGTATACCAATGTAGCCGTAGGAACTGTTATTGGTTAGATTTTCAAGGGTCTACAACTGCTTTTAGGGTTAGGGACTTTTTTGCTTTTAAGAAGAGGGTAGATGCCATTGATCTGGAAATGATGCTGAGCAATTCGGCTAGAGCATTTGATTTTGAGATCATTATGCCCTTCAGGACCGATAGTATCTTTGTTTTATCTGTGCAAGACATCATTAAATTAAAGGCTGTACTTTCTGGTGCGAAATTTATGATCGAGCTGAATAGCGAAATCAAAGCCTGCCTACAGGCCAAAGCCTTGATTGCCATTTAA
- a CDS encoding ferritin, with product MKDLLKLKTSISEEIENILNEQVKVEAHSSALYLAMSAWCDDQGLDNAADFFAKQSDEERTHMLKIFKYISDRGGRSISPEITNVPVDFESFRGVFEQTLEQEMFVTEQFNKIADKCFKAKDFVTFNFIQWFLEEQVEEEYIARRILELFDVIGEEGTGRWEIDRHLVKVTFDGE from the coding sequence ATGAAAGATTTATTGAAATTAAAAACATCTATCTCAGAAGAGATTGAAAACATATTGAATGAACAAGTTAAAGTAGAAGCACACTCATCAGCATTGTATTTGGCAATGTCAGCATGGTGTGATGATCAAGGCTTGGACAATGCAGCAGATTTCTTTGCTAAACAATCAGATGAAGAGCGTACTCACATGCTAAAGATCTTCAAATACATCAGCGACCGCGGTGGACGTTCTATTTCACCTGAAATCACGAATGTACCAGTTGATTTTGAATCTTTCAGAGGTGTATTCGAGCAAACATTGGAGCAAGAGATGTTTGTAACGGAACAATTTAACAAGATCGCTGACAAATGTTTCAAAGCAAAAGATTTTGTAACATTCAACTTCATTCAATGGTTCCTAGAAGAGCAAGTAGAGGAAGAATACATTGCCAGACGCATCCTAGAACTATTCGACGTAATCGGCGAAGAAGGTACTGGACGTTGGGAAATTGACCGTCATTTAGTGAAAGTAACTTTCGATGGAGAATAA